A genomic window from Dehalococcoidia bacterium includes:
- a CDS encoding helix-turn-helix domain-containing protein: MDLQHMCPKYQKVVDILGKRWTALMLRALISGPRRFTEIKNYVPGLSDRLLSERLQELEEAGIVERRVLPRRPVLVEYSLTAKGADLRQVVEALQIWADRWVSPADVQVADTGTHDERQTSSNVGAV, translated from the coding sequence ATGGACCTTCAGCACATGTGTCCCAAGTACCAGAAGGTTGTTGATATCCTGGGGAAGCGGTGGACAGCGCTCATGTTGCGCGCCCTGATCTCAGGCCCGCGCAGATTCACCGAGATCAAGAACTATGTGCCCGGCCTGAGCGACCGCCTTCTGTCGGAGCGTCTGCAGGAGCTCGAGGAGGCGGGCATCGTCGAGCGGCGCGTTCTTCCGCGGCGTCCGGTGCTGGTGGAGTACTCGTTGACGGCGAAGGGCGCCGACCTGCGGCAGGTGGTGGAGGCCCTCCAGATCTGGGCTGACCGGTGGGTCTCGCCCGCGGATGTGCAGGTCGCTGACACCGGGACTCACGATGAGCGTCAGACCTCCTCGAACGTGGGGGCTGTGTAG